From Mucilaginibacter inviolabilis, a single genomic window includes:
- a CDS encoding MIP/aquaporin family protein — translation MSPFIAELLGTMLLILLGDGVVANVVLNDTKGNNSGWIVITTAWGLAVFVGVVVAGPYSGAHLNPAVTIALAIAGKFAWASVPIYIAAQLLGACLGAFLVWLMYYDHFQRTNNPGGILAVFCTGPAVRNYKSNIASEIIGAFVLLFTIFYISGAEITPSKTPVGLGSVGAIPVALLVWVIGLSLGGTTGYAINPARDLGPRIMHAILPIKSKGTSDWAYAWIPVIGPVIGAAIAAFLYTNLGH, via the coding sequence ATGTCACCATTCATAGCTGAGTTGTTGGGCACCATGTTGCTTATACTTTTAGGCGATGGCGTAGTTGCCAACGTTGTTTTAAATGATACCAAAGGGAATAATAGCGGTTGGATAGTTATCACCACCGCCTGGGGACTGGCTGTTTTTGTAGGTGTGGTTGTAGCCGGGCCATATAGCGGGGCGCATTTAAATCCCGCGGTTACCATAGCCTTGGCCATTGCCGGTAAATTTGCCTGGGCCAGTGTGCCAATTTATATAGCTGCACAGCTTTTAGGGGCCTGTTTGGGCGCTTTTTTAGTGTGGTTGATGTACTACGACCATTTTCAACGCACCAATAATCCAGGCGGGATATTAGCTGTTTTTTGTACCGGGCCTGCAGTTCGTAATTACAAATCAAACATAGCTAGCGAGATCATCGGTGCATTTGTGCTACTCTTTACCATATTTTATATATCAGGCGCAGAGATCACCCCAAGTAAAACACCTGTTGGTTTAGGATCGGTGGGTGCCATTCCTGTGGCTTTACTGGTTTGGGTAATTGGCTTGTCACTCGGTGGTACCACGGGCTATGCCATTAATCCGGCCCGTGACCTGGGGCCACGCATTATGCATGCTATTTTACCCATCAAGAGCAAGGGTACCAGCGATTGGGCGTATGCCTGGATACCTGTGATAGGCCCTGTAATTGGTGCTGCGATAGCTGCCTTTTTATATACTAACCTGGGTCATTAA